The Ailuropoda melanoleuca isolate Jingjing chromosome 4, ASM200744v2, whole genome shotgun sequence region CCTTGATTTTCAGTGACTTCTTCAACTCCTTGATAACTGTCTCTCTATCTTCAAGCTTCAAGCCAAGGCCTTCAGCATCGGTGATCTCCGCACGAAGGGCTGCAGCCCTCAGCTCAACTGGAGGAGGCTAGGGGTCAGGtgggagcagaaggcagggatggagagaggaagtCACCAAAGTCCCCCTTCCAGAGAGAGCTGGGTATAGGGAAAGCCTTGCCTTCCAAGCAGGGTGGTGCTCTCCGgattccctcctcctgcctcccagccctcccACAACCAGCAGTAGCTCTGTAAGTCCAGCTCCTCTGGGATCCTCGAGCCCCTCTAAAGAGTTCCCTGCCCACCTTGCTGGGGGGCCGCTCTGCATCATACTCGCCCTCCTGCATGGCTGTGGCCAGTTTGTTCATGGTACTGATGAGAATGTTGCTTGACTGGCGCAGACACTCAtaggggctgctggagggggtCCCGTAGATCTGCAGGAGCAAGGGAAGCAGTGAAAATCCCATACTGGCCACATgactccatcaccaccacctccacccagCCGTCCAGGCCCACCTGCTCGCTTGCTTTGAAAGCCAGCTCCTCCAGGGCAGCTACAGGCAGTCCCTCATTCTCTGCCAGCGGGGCAATGAGCTGGGCAGCAGCAGCTGCCACCTCCTGCAGCACGGCCACCACCCACGTCAAGTGTTTCCTGCAGTCTAGGAGCGTGTCCGACACCTGTGCGACAGTCCAGAGTCAGGAGCCCACCCTGGGTCCCACGCCACAGCTCCCCGCTACCTCAAGACCATTCTTGTTCCCTGACCAGAGGCAGATCGCAGCACTCTAGGCCCCTCCTGGTTCTACtcagcttcctttccttcccccttcgcTGCCCTAAACCTGTGGTCCAAAGGCCAGTGCAGCTGGGATCCCAGGAGCATCTGTCCCTGGCATTCGCCTTCGGATCTTCTTGCAGAACTGGCGGATGTCACTGCATGATGTTTCCAGGTCCCGGAGTAGGAGGGCAATATCTGAAGCCTCCTGGCCACCCTACTCAGGGAACAGGAAATAGATGGGGAACCAACACAGCATCAGGGCtggaggtgaggaggtggggaTTAATGAGGAAGAGGAGGTCAAAGAGATCTGGCTGTGCTCTCACCTGCAAGAAGGCACGCAGCCGTCCCACCTCCACGCTCATGCAGTCCAGGGCACTCTGGGTGAACTGTAAGGAAAGATGCCTGTGGTTGTCAGCCCCCAACAGAGCCCTTCTCCCCCACCGCCATTTCTAAATAGTCCCCACCCTCCACCAACAAAGATGTCGGTTCTCCGCCTTCCCTGATCTGACTGTTCCAGTCTTATGGGACACCCCTTGAGGGTCAGATCTCTTGACCTGATGTCCTCCACTGCTGATCTTTACAGGGGGCTCAACCACTGGCCCGGACACCTCACCTTAATGTGGTCAGCCAGCTGCATGGTACTGTCCTCGGGCTGTTCGGCAAGATGGATACTATACAGATGCTGAGGAGaaatgacagagagacagccttTAGACCTTGGAAGGATAGAGAATTCTTCCCAAACTGCAACTTGAGCACCGGTCATCCTAGGACTCTGGAGGTGTAAGAGAATCTGAGACCCCAAAGCACTGCATCCTCAGGCAAGCTCCTTTAGGAGCAAGCCAAGCCTTAAGCAGCTGGCCTAGGACCCACAACCTCAGCCACACTGGCAACAGCCCCAGCAGGAGAAAccttccctccctgctgtgcCAAGCCGAATTCTCGCCGCCGACCTGGTAGTATTTGATGGCCTTGGTGAGAGGCTCTACGTTGACAGTCTCGTCCAGCTGATCCTTGTGTAACAGCTCAATGAGGAAATCCAAGGAGCGCTCATGGGCACTCATTTCAGGGTAGAGACTGCCGACCTTCTTATACACGTCCACGTTGCACTGAGAGAGGGCGCTAGAGACCAGAGAACGATTCTCTGAGGCCAAGGCCTGCCAGGCAATCTCAGTTCCACCCAGTCTTGGCCCTGTGGTCCCAGACCAGGGGCCAGGGGGTCACTCACTGCTCATAGCGGTGGAGTGTGGCCTGCAACAGACTCAGCGAGTACACCAGCCCAGCAGCAAAGCTCAGCTGCTCCCCTGCAGCTCCTCGGAGCCCGGGCCGCTCCGAACAGTTTTCACTTAGTTCAAACTTCTCCTGGGCCTGCTTCCGGATCAGCTCTGCCTGTGGGAAGAAGCATCGGGGAcctggggctcagagcagaggatgGAGAACACAGACTCGGGAACACAGGACACAAACTAAGCAACTaggtggggcggggcggggggggggggggggaagagacacacatatagacacacagaggaggaaagcagAAATAGCTCTTAGATAGGGAGGGAGGCTCACCTAGGGAACGGATAATGCTGTGATTATTGGCGGTTGTGAGGATTTGGGATGTGGAGAAGAAAGAGTAGTGAACCAGTGGGACCGAGCTCTTTCCTGCCTTAAAGCTACTGCTTCTGCCACCCTTTTACCTGAATTCTATCCTGACGGTTATCCCCCAACTAGCTCCTAATCATCTTCTGGGTCTCAGTTCAAATGTTCTTCCTCCAGTGCCACCCTTCCACCTAATCAGAGCCCCAACGGTGCTGTTTCAGAGAAGCCACCTGCCCGTCACAACCCAGCGTCTGTAATACACATCCACCTGCGACTTGGTTGACTACCTTCCTCCACTACATGATCAACTCTCTGTGAGCAGGGACGCCGACTGCGATCTTCACTCGGCATCCTCCAGGCCTGCTACACAGCAAGCTCAACAGTCTTCCTGTTGAACATGTGATTAGACTGACCGGTCATACCTTGCAAATGAGACGAGGCATGAGCAGCAGCACCAGGACGCAGTCATGGTCCCCACCCGGCCGAAGGAAGCTGTCGGGCATGAAGGCTGTCAGCAGGGACATGTGCCGGTTGGCCTGGGCCACCTCCATCTGCCTCAATTCCATCTCAATTGCCTGTGAGGCGGACAGGTAGGTGGGCTCTCAGCCAGGCTGGAGAGAGAGTTGGAACTAACATGCCTCGTTCCACCAGGTCCCCTACTTTTGGGACAAGCCTGGGCCAAGAGGCTTCCAGACCACCAAGCAAAGcatcccctctcctccagccacaTGAAATCCAGATCAGCCTACAGCCACACCCAGGCTGGATCCCCAACACTCCCCACTCTCTGGCCCAACCGCTGTCCTGACCTTGGCATGAGCCTTAGTCTCAGCAAACTTGATTTTGAAGTCAAAAGTCTCCGGGGGTGGCTGCTGCTGCCTCTCCACAGATGCTTCTTGCTGGTTGGTCAGTTCACGATTCACGTCCTGGGAGGAGAAACAGACGATGAGGCACAGCTGGGTCACGAGGGAGCCCAGGGTGACTACGCGTGGACAGCAGGGGGTACACGGGCACCTGAAGGTGGGCGGTCAGCTGGCGGTACTTCTTTATGGTTTGCTGGTAGTCTGCGACCGTCTCCTGAGCTGCCTCCACACGCTTCTGGGCCTCCCGGACCCGCGCACCCGCCATGTCCAGCTGCTCCCGCAGCTCCAGTTCCGTCTCTCGAGCATTCTCCTGCAGCTCATCGTTCATCTCATTCATCGCTTCCTGGGACGCCACAAGGCAGCAGGGCAAAGGAAAGGCAGAGTCAGGATAGCAGGTCAGGGTGGGGCCACTCACCACACAGCCTGCTCAAAGGTCAGGAGTCATGCCAGTCCCTCTTTTAGCAAGTGCCTTCCAAATACCCTCCATCAGGGTGGGAAGTCAGGGGTCTATCCTCTTACCAAGTCCCCCACGGTCTCTCTCAACTCTCGCACTTTCTCCTCTAGATTCAGGTTCCGGTCTGTTAGCATTTCCACCATCTCCTCAGCACCCAGAGCAGCGTCCACCTGCGTTAcagggagggaacagggagaagggCTTCTAAAAGGTACCTAGAAAGAGGCGACACCAACCTCAGAGGAGAGGGGTCccctgggccagggcctgggctccCCTGACCTGCTCCTTGAGCTCATCGATGGTGCTCTCTGCCTGGTTTAGCTCCTCCTGCAGACGCTCCCGCTGCTGCCTCACAACCTCCAGCTCTTGGTTCTTCTTTTCCATGAGCTTCTGGAGTTTCACATGCTCCTGCTTCTCTGAGGAAGAAAGATCCCGCATCCTGCggggaagcagggaagggagaagggagaaagtgtGTCCAAGTCACTGGCGGTGGCCACTCTAATACATCTAGAGACAGGAGAGTGAGCCTAGGAGCCAAGCAGGGAGGGGACCCTACCTCACTAGGGCGTCCTTCAGGCGGGCGTTCTGCTCCTCGAGCTGCTTGAGCTGGTAACTGGACGCTGCCCCGTCTGAGCCTGGGGAAGACCATGAACACTTTCAGACATGGTTCCAACCCCACCGTGTGGCCCCCAGCAGCTCCTGGCCCCTTACCCTTCTCTTCAATCTCCGCTTTGAGGATCTCTAAGTCAGTGGTGAGCTCATCCACACGTTCCTTCAACGCCTCCACCTCCTGCTGCAGGGACTCAGCCCGCTCTTCAGCCATCTCCTTGTCCAGGGTGGCCATCTCGATGGCATCGGCAGTGTCAGCCATCTCCTCCATGTACCGCTCCTTCGCCTCCAGTGCCTCCTTGGCTTCCTGAGGGGTGGaggttggtgggagtgcaagcaGAGACACGCCTCATGCACCCTTTTGCACAGGCTATTCCAGGCTCTGGCCTAGTGTCCAGTGCACTGGCTTGGGTCCTAAGCAACTCAGCTCCCTTGTTCCCCCCAAGTCCCACCTTCCGCGCCTCCTTGAGGCGTCGCTGCAGGTCCGCCTGCTGCTCCTGCATCTTGCTCTTCCATTCTTGCACCTGCTCCAGCTGGATCTTATGTTTCTCCAGCTCTTTTAGTTTTGCcttgtcttctgcccgtttcaaCCGCAGGGTCTCCAGTTTCTCCTCCAGGTCCCGCACCTgggccctcagcccctcctcctcctgcaaaGGAGAGACCTCTCAGTAGGTGCAtagcctccccctcctccacaccaAGGCTGAGCTGGAGCAAAAGGACAGGAATGTATGCAAACATCATTCCGGCCCCAGGGTCAAAAGCAAAAGTGGCCTATGAGCATGTGAGAAAGGACGGGTGCATAAggggaaaatgtggaagaaaggcagaaaagaaagggtAGCTGAGTGAACGGCAGAACCATACTCTACATCCCCACCCTTCAGAGCCAAATTCTGGGTCTCCCTCAACCCTGGAAAATTTCTAAGATCCTGCCTGGGGTCACAGGCCCCCCTATGTCTTGGTTCTTCTTCACTCCAACCCCAGTCCTTACCTTGGAGGGGGAAGGCAGTGGGGGAGCCGCTCCAGGAGAGGTGAGAGCCGGTGTGGGGATGATGGGTGCTGCCAGCGGAGTCTGAGCTGGGGTGCTGGGCTCACTGCTGCTTAGCTCACCTGCTGATGCTGAGCCAGAGGGGCCCAGGGAGCTACTGGCCCCAGCCACCCCAGTACTGGCTGGGCGGGTGGGCTATtcagagagggcagaggaaggccaGAAAAAGAACATGGGTGGTGAGAAAGACAGAATATGAGAATCCGccaagggaaggagacagaaaaggaaaaaggcagtGAGAGAGTATCAAAGCACAGTGAGAACAGAGAAGCAgagtgaaggggagaggaaaaatGACACAGAGTCAGAGACAGTGACAAaggatgggggaggcaggaggcgggcagaggagagagggaggaagtgatAGAAGACATAAGATTATAATGCTTCTCCCTTGGCACTGACCCCATATTCCTCCCAGCTCTGGCACTACCCCCTTAGAGCAGAATCCCTTACTCCCCAGACCTCCCCTCTGTGACCCAGTTGTGATCATTCTAGCAATTTCTTAATACTCCCAGTTCTGTCGTTGTTCTGGGCTTGTACTCTCCTCCCCCAGGAAGAAAAAGTGCCTCAATGTCATTCCCAGAGCAAAAGAACAAATTGGAGTTTGTTCTCTAACTTTCACGTTCCCAGAGAAGGCTGGGCTAAAAGTGGGGGTATCAAGCTCTGCATCCCACTCTTTGGGAATTGAGCTAATTCTCCCTCCCTTGATCCACTTTAGGGACCTTTCAGGTAAAAGGGCCAAAGTGGAAGTTGTACTCCTAGGCTCCCCCTTGAAACATGGTCAGTACAGCCGACTTTCTGTCATCTCCCTCCCCCAAGACAAAGGGGCTCTAACCATGGGGCTGGGGCAGAGTTCCCTGAAGCCCCAGGCCCTGGAGCAGACAGGCCTGCCCAGTGCTCTCCCTTGCAGTATGGAGACCTGAAGCTCTCCTGATGGGCTGACACTCAGAGATCACATGCTACCCACAGATAACCCCAGGTCCTTATCCCCTGACACTGACACTGCCAAGTTGTTctttgcctttcttccaactTCCGCCCCCAGTCATGCATCAAAAAACTAGTCAAAATGCCCTTCTTCAAGAAAGCTAGCCCTGATTGACCACAACCATTCTTGTTTCTCTTCTGCACTCAGGCTACTGGCTCAGACAACCTCCTAAGAGCCAGAAGTCATTTTCCCAGGAGAGGCTTGTCACCACCCTCAGTCCCCTCACTCCTCTGAAAAAGAAGACCCAGGATGCACTGCGACCACCTTTAACTTGttcacacacatgcccacacacatgcacatgcctGAAATGTGAGTCCATACTCAGTGGCTTGTAcagaggccttttttttttctcaccttggGCCGCCGAGTTGTGGTCTGGACAGGCAACaggagccagaggaggaggagtAGTCAGGAAAGAAAGGATAATGGCAGAAAGACAGACAGCAGAAGGGACAGCAATGAGAGCAGAAGAAGTACCAGGAATGGGGTTACACTTAActgcctccccactcccatccccaccccatcccctttTCCCTCCAGTCAATCACCTTGTTTCTACTCCAGGACCTCAGAATCCTATTCCCCATTTGTTGCTTGCCCCACTTATGCCCAACCCTTGCAGATCTCATGCCTTCAAACACCCTGAAAATCCCAGAAATCCCCATCTCCTAGGCTGAGCCACAGAAGACCAAAGGCAGCAGCTGGTGGAGGTCCCTGGAGACGGTCCTTCTTACACTCCAGCCCAGAGCCAGAGGCCCCGCCCACCCACCACTCCCAAGGACTTTCCCAGGTCAGCCCCTTCCTCCAAGTGCCAGACTCCACAGAAGACCCCCTACAAATAACATATGCGCAGAGTGATGCTAGAAGCCCAGAAGTGAGTGATATAACCCCAGCAGGGGGGCTCAGGCCCCCTA contains the following coding sequences:
- the DCTN1 gene encoding dynactin subunit 1 isoform X4 — protein: MAQSKRHMYSRTPSGSRMSAEASARPLRVGSRVEVIGKGHRGTVAYVGATLFATGKWVGVILDEAKGKNDGTVQGRKYFTCDEGHGIFVRQSQIQVFEDGADTTSPETPDSSASKVLKREGTDSTAKTSKLTTTRRPKPTRPASTGVAGASSSLGPSGSASAGELSSSEPSTPAQTPLAAPIIPTPALTSPGAAPPLPSPSKEEEGLRAQVRDLEEKLETLRLKRAEDKAKLKELEKHKIQLEQVQEWKSKMQEQQADLQRRLKEARKEAKEALEAKERYMEEMADTADAIEMATLDKEMAEERAESLQQEVEALKERVDELTTDLEILKAEIEEKGSDGAASSYQLKQLEEQNARLKDALVRMRDLSSSEKQEHVKLQKLMEKKNQELEVVRQQRERLQEELNQAESTIDELKEQVDAALGAEEMVEMLTDRNLNLEEKVRELRETVGDLEAMNEMNDELQENARETELELREQLDMAGARVREAQKRVEAAQETVADYQQTIKKYRQLTAHLQDVNRELTNQQEASVERQQQPPPETFDFKIKFAETKAHAKAIEMELRQMEVAQANRHMSLLTAFMPDSFLRPGGDHDCVLVLLLMPRLICKAELIRKQAQEKFELSENCSERPGLRGAAGEQLSFAAGLVYSLSLLQATLHRYEHALSQCNVDVYKKVGSLYPEMSAHERSLDFLIELLHKDQLDETVNVEPLTKAIKYYQHLYSIHLAEQPEDSTMQLADHIKFTQSALDCMSVEVGRLRAFLQGGQEASDIALLLRDLETSCSDIRQFCKKIRRRMPGTDAPGIPAALAFGPQVSDTLLDCRKHLTWVVAVLQEVAAAAAQLIAPLAENEGLPVAALEELAFKASEQIYGTPSSSPYECLRQSSNILISTMNKLATAMQEGEYDAERPPSKPPPVELRAAALRAEITDAEGLGLKLEDRETVIKELKKSLKIKGEELSEANVRLSLLEKKLDSAAKDADERIEKVQTRLEETQALLRKKEKEFEETMDALQADIDQLEAEKAELKQRLSSQSKRTIEGLRGPPPSGIATLVSGIAGEEQQRGGAPGQAPGSVPGPGLVKDSPLLLQQISAMRLHISQLQHENSILKGAQMKASLAALPPLHVAKLSPSPHEGPDSELAAGALYRKTSQLLETLNQLSTHTHVVDITRSSPAAKSPSAQLLEQVAQLKSLSDTIEKLKDEVLKETVSQRPGATVPTDFATFPSSAFLRAKEEQQDDTVYMGKVTFSCATGLGQRHRLVLTQEQLHQLHGRLIS
- the DCTN1 gene encoding dynactin subunit 1 isoform X3 — translated: MAQSKRHMYSRTPSGSRMSAEASARPLRVGSRVEVIGKGHRGTVAYVGATLFATGKWVGVILDEAKGKNDGTVQGRKYFTCDEGHGIFVRQSQIQVFEDGADTTSPETPDSSASKVLKREGTDSTAKTSKLRGLKPKKTTTRRPKPTRPASTGVAGASSSLGPSGSASAGELSSSEPSTPAQTPLAAPIIPTPALTSPGAAPPLPSPSKEEEGLRAQVRDLEEKLETLRLKRAEDKAKLKELEKHKIQLEQVQEWKSKMQEQQADLQRRLKEARKEAKEALEAKERYMEEMADTADAIEMATLDKEMAEERAESLQQEVEALKERVDELTTDLEILKAEIEEKGSDGAASSYQLKQLEEQNARLKDALVRMRDLSSSEKQEHVKLQKLMEKKNQELEVVRQQRERLQEELNQAESTIDELKEQVDAALGAEEMVEMLTDRNLNLEEKVRELRETVGDLEAMNEMNDELQENARETELELREQLDMAGARVREAQKRVEAAQETVADYQQTIKKYRQLTAHLQDVNRELTNQQEASVERQQQPPPETFDFKIKFAETKAHAKAIEMELRQMEVAQANRHMSLLTAFMPDSFLRPGGDHDCVLVLLLMPRLICKAELIRKQAQEKFELSENCSERPGLRGAAGEQLSFAAGLVYSLSLLQATLHRYEHALSQCNVDVYKKVGSLYPEMSAHERSLDFLIELLHKDQLDETVNVEPLTKAIKYYQHLYSIHLAEQPEDSTMQLADHIKFTQSALDCMSVEVGRLRAFLQGGQEASDIALLLRDLETSCSDIRQFCKKIRRRMPGTDAPGIPAALAFGPQVSDTLLDCRKHLTWVVAVLQEVAAAAAQLIAPLAENEGLPVAALEELAFKASEQIYGTPSSSPYECLRQSSNILISTMNKLATAMQEGEYDAERPPSKPPPVELRAAALRAEITDAEGLGLKLEDRETVIKELKKSLKIKGEELSEANVRLSLLEKKLDSAAKDADERIEKVQTRLEETQALLRKKEKEFEETMDALQADIDQLEAEKAELKQRLSSQSKRTIEGLRGPPPSGIATLVSGIAGEEQQRGGAPGQAPGSVPGPGLVKDSPLLLQQISAMRLHISQLQHENSILKGAQMKASLAALPPLHVAKLSPSPHEGPDSELAAGALYRKTSQLLETLNQLSTHTHVVDITRSSPAAKSPSAQLLEQVAQLKSLSDTIEKLKDEVLKETVSQRPGATVPTDFATFPSSAFLRAKEEQQDDTVYMGKVTFSCATGLGQRHRLVLTQEQLHQLHGRLIS
- the DCTN1 gene encoding dynactin subunit 1 isoform X6, encoding MSAEASARPLRVGSRVEVIGKGHRGTVAYVGATLFATGKWVGVILDEAKGKNDGTVQGRKYFTCDEGHGIFVRQSQIQVFEDGADTTSPETPDSSASKVLKREGTDSTAKTSKLRGLKPKKAPTARKTTTRRPKPTRPASTGVAGASSSLGPSGSASAGELSSSEPSTPAQTPLAAPIIPTPALTSPGAAPPLPSPSKEEEGLRAQVRDLEEKLETLRLKRAEDKAKLKELEKHKIQLEQVQEWKSKMQEQQADLQRRLKEARKEAKEALEAKERYMEEMADTADAIEMATLDKEMAEERAESLQQEVEALKERVDELTTDLEILKAEIEEKGSDGAASSYQLKQLEEQNARLKDALVRMRDLSSSEKQEHVKLQKLMEKKNQELEVVRQQRERLQEELNQAESTIDELKEQVDAALGAEEMVEMLTDRNLNLEEKVRELRETVGDLEAMNEMNDELQENARETELELREQLDMAGARVREAQKRVEAAQETVADYQQTIKKYRQLTAHLQDVNRELTNQQEASVERQQQPPPETFDFKIKFAETKAHAKAIEMELRQMEVAQANRHMSLLTAFMPDSFLRPGGDHDCVLVLLLMPRLICKAELIRKQAQEKFELSENCSERPGLRGAAGEQLSFAAGLVYSLSLLQATLHRYEHALSQCNVDVYKKVGSLYPEMSAHERSLDFLIELLHKDQLDETVNVEPLTKAIKYYQHLYSIHLAEQPEDSTMQLADHIKFTQSALDCMSVEVGRLRAFLQGGQEASDIALLLRDLETSCSDIRQFCKKIRRRMPGTDAPGIPAALAFGPQVSDTLLDCRKHLTWVVAVLQEVAAAAAQLIAPLAENEGLPVAALEELAFKASEQIYGTPSSSPYECLRQSSNILISTMNKLATAMQEGEYDAERPPSKPPPVELRAAALRAEITDAEGLGLKLEDRETVIKELKKSLKIKGEELSEANVRLSLLEKKLDSAAKDADERIEKVQTRLEETQALLRKKEKEFEETMDALQADIDQLEAEKAELKQRLSSQSKRTIEGLRGPPPSGIATLVSGIAGEEQQRGGAPGQAPGSVPGPGLVKDSPLLLQQISAMRLHISQLQHENSILKGAQMKASLAALPPLHVAKLSPSPHEGPDSELAAGALYRKTSQLLETLNQLSTHTHVVDITRSSPAAKSPSAQLLEQVAQLKSLSDTIEKLKDEVLKETVSQRPGATVPTDFATFPSSAFLRAKEEQQDDTVYMGKVTFSCATGLGQRHRLVLTQEQLHQLHGRLIS
- the DCTN1 gene encoding dynactin subunit 1 isoform X5, with product MAQSKRHMYSRTPSGSRMSAEASARPLRVGSRVEVIGKGHRGTVAYVGATLFATGKWVGVILDEAKGKNDGTVQGRKYFTCDEGHGIFVRQSQIQVFEDGADTTSPETPDSSASKVLKREGTDSTAKTSKLRGLKPKKAPTARKTTTRRPKPTRPASTGVAGASSSLGPSGSASAGELSSSEPSTPAQTPLAAPIIPTPALTSPGAAPPLPSPSKEEEGLRAQVRDLEEKLETLRLKRAEDKAKLKELEKHKIQLEQVQEWKSKMQEQQADLQRRLKEARKEAKEALEAKERYMEEMADTADAIEMATLDKEMAEERAESLQQEVEALKERVDELTTDLEILKAEIEEKGSDGAASSYQLKQLEEQNARLKDALVRMRDLSSSEKQEHVKLQKLMEKKNQELEVVRQQRERLQEELNQAESTIDELKEQVDAALGAEEMVEMLTDRNLNLEEKVRELRETVGDLEAMNEMNDELQENARETELELREQLDMAGARVREAQKRVEAAQETVADYQQTIKKYRQLTAHLQDVNRELTNQQEASVERQQQPPPETFDFKIKFAETKAHAKAIEMELRQMEVAQANRHMSLLTAFMPDSFLRPGGDHDCVLVLLLMPRLICKAELIRKQAQEKFELSENCSERPGLRGAAGEQLSFAAGLVYSLSLLQATLHRYEHALSQCNVDVYKKVGSLYPEMSAHERSLDFLIELLHKDQLDETVNVEPLTKAIKYYQHLYSIHLAEQPEDSTMQLADHIKFTQSALDCMSVEVGRLRAFLQGGQEASDIALLLRDLETSCSDIRQFCKKIRRRMPGTDAPGIPAALAFGPQVSDTLLDCRKHLTWVVAVLQEVAAAAAQLIAPLAENEGLPVAALEELAFKASEQIYGTPSSSPYECLRQSSNILISTMNKLATAMQEGEYDAERPPSKPPPVELRAAALRAEITDAEGLGLKLEDRETVIKELKKSLKIKGEELSEANVRLSLLEKKLDSAAKDADERIEKVQTRLEETQALLRKKEKEFEETMDALQADIDQLEAEKAELKQRLSSQSKRTIEGLRGPPPSGGAPGQAPGSVPGPGLVKDSPLLLQQISAMRLHISQLQHENSILKGAQMKASLAALPPLHVAKLSPSPHEGPDSELAAGALYRKTSQLLETLNQLSTHTHVVDITRSSPAAKSPSAQLLEQVAQLKSLSDTIEKLKDEVLKETVSQRPGATVPTDFATFPSSAFLRAKEEQQDDTVYMGKVTFSCATGLGQRHRLVLTQEQLHQLHGRLIS
- the DCTN1 gene encoding dynactin subunit 1 isoform X9, which produces MMRQAPTARKTTTRRPKPTRPASTGVAGASSSLGPSGSASAGELSSSEPSTPAQTPLAAPIIPTPALTSPGAAPPLPSPSKEEEGLRAQVRDLEEKLETLRLKRAEDKAKLKELEKHKIQLEQVQEWKSKMQEQQADLQRRLKEARKEAKEALEAKERYMEEMADTADAIEMATLDKEMAEERAESLQQEVEALKERVDELTTDLEILKAEIEEKGSDGAASSYQLKQLEEQNARLKDALVRMRDLSSSEKQEHVKLQKLMEKKNQELEVVRQQRERLQEELNQAESTIDELKEQVDAALGAEEMVEMLTDRNLNLEEKVRELRETVGDLEAMNEMNDELQENARETELELREQLDMAGARVREAQKRVEAAQETVADYQQTIKKYRQLTAHLQDVNRELTNQQEASVERQQQPPPETFDFKIKFAETKAHAKAIEMELRQMEVAQANRHMSLLTAFMPDSFLRPGGDHDCVLVLLLMPRLICKAELIRKQAQEKFELSENCSERPGLRGAAGEQLSFAAGLVYSLSLLQATLHRYEHALSQCNVDVYKKVGSLYPEMSAHERSLDFLIELLHKDQLDETVNVEPLTKAIKYYQHLYSIHLAEQPEDSTMQLADHIKFTQSALDCMSVEVGRLRAFLQGGQEASDIALLLRDLETSCSDIRQFCKKIRRRMPGTDAPGIPAALAFGPQVSDTLLDCRKHLTWVVAVLQEVAAAAAQLIAPLAENEGLPVAALEELAFKASEQIYGTPSSSPYECLRQSSNILISTMNKLATAMQEGEYDAERPPSKPPPVELRAAALRAEITDAEGLGLKLEDRETVIKELKKSLKIKGEELSEANVRLSLLEKKLDSAAKDADERIEKVQTRLEETQALLRKKEKEFEETMDALQADIDQLEAEKAELKQRLSSQSKRTIEGLRGPPPSGIATLVSGIAGGGAPGQAPGSVPGPGLVKDSPLLLQQISAMRLHISQLQHENSILKGAQMKASLAALPPLHVAKLSPSPHEGPDSELAAGALYRKTSQLLETLNQLSTHTHVVDITRSSPAAKSPSAQLLEQVAQLKSLSDTIEKLKDEVLKETVSQRPGATVPTDFATFPSSAFLRAKEEQQDDTVYMGKVTFSCATGLGQRHRLVLTQEQLHQLHGRLIS
- the DCTN1 gene encoding dynactin subunit 1 isoform X7, producing MAQSKRHMYSRTPSGSRMSAEASARPLRVGSRVEVIGKGHRGTVAYVGATLFATGKWVGVILDEAKGKNDGTVQGRKYFTCDEGHGIFVRQSQIQVFEDGADTTSPETPDSSASKVLKREGTDSTAKTSKLPTRPASTGVAGASSSLGPSGSASAGELSSSEPSTPAQTPLAAPIIPTPALTSPGAAPPLPSPSKEEEGLRAQVRDLEEKLETLRLKRAEDKAKLKELEKHKIQLEQVQEWKSKMQEQQADLQRRLKEARKEAKEALEAKERYMEEMADTADAIEMATLDKEMAEERAESLQQEVEALKERVDELTTDLEILKAEIEEKGSDGAASSYQLKQLEEQNARLKDALVRMRDLSSSEKQEHVKLQKLMEKKNQELEVVRQQRERLQEELNQAESTIDELKEQVDAALGAEEMVEMLTDRNLNLEEKVRELRETVGDLEAMNEMNDELQENARETELELREQLDMAGARVREAQKRVEAAQETVADYQQTIKKYRQLTAHLQDVNRELTNQQEASVERQQQPPPETFDFKIKFAETKAHAKAIEMELRQMEVAQANRHMSLLTAFMPDSFLRPGGDHDCVLVLLLMPRLICKAELIRKQAQEKFELSENCSERPGLRGAAGEQLSFAAGLVYSLSLLQATLHRYEHALSQCNVDVYKKVGSLYPEMSAHERSLDFLIELLHKDQLDETVNVEPLTKAIKYYQHLYSIHLAEQPEDSTMQLADHIKFTQSALDCMSVEVGRLRAFLQGGQEASDIALLLRDLETSCSDIRQFCKKIRRRMPGTDAPGIPAALAFGPQVSDTLLDCRKHLTWVVAVLQEVAAAAAQLIAPLAENEGLPVAALEELAFKASEQIYGTPSSSPYECLRQSSNILISTMNKLATAMQEGEYDAERPPSKPPPVELRAAALRAEITDAEGLGLKLEDRETVIKELKKSLKIKGEELSEANVRLSLLEKKLDSAAKDADERIEKVQTRLEETQALLRKKEKEFEETMDALQADIDQLEAEKAELKQRLSSQSKRTIEGLRGPPPSGIATLVSGIAGEEQQRGGAPGQAPGSVPGPGLVKDSPLLLQQISAMRLHISQLQHENSILKGAQMKASLAALPPLHVAKLSPSPHEGPDSELAAGALYRKTSQLLETLNQLSTHTHVVDITRSSPAAKSPSAQLLEQVAQLKSLSDTIEKLKDEVLKETVSQRPGATVPTDFATFPSSAFLRAKEEQQDDTVYMGKVTFSCATGLGQRHRLVLTQEQLHQLHGRLIS